GGTTACAACTGCAGCCTCCTACACACCTTCAGTATCCACAGGACCAACAACGGACTCCTCCACAGTCCTGGAAAACTCCCCGGGCACCAGCACACCTGCCTCATCAACGCTGGACCCAACACCCATCCCAGACTCCACCACTTCAAACCCCCAACCAGATGAGCCTGAGAGAAATGAAGAGGATGTCACAACAGGGCCTCCCCTCCCAGACCTCGAAGATCCTTCCACCAGTGCTTCTCCTGCGGGGTCCGAGAACTTGTCAGAGCTTAGTGCCCTGACGACCCACATCCCTACATCCACAGGTGCAGCGCAGGATGATGTTACACCAGAAGTGACCACTGCTGATCCACAAAAGGTCAACCCAGACTCGACCAAACCCACATTATCTGAAACCACCTCTAAACCCCAGGACAAACCTGAACCATACAAGCCACCGCCAGCTAAACCAGCTCTGGCTAAACCCAGCTCCAAACCCGAGACCAAGCCCCTGGACACTGCACAAACTCTCAACATAGACGGTCCTAGAGACTACCAAGCAGGTAAGAAATGCTCTCATCAATGGAGCAGAATCGCAGCAGTACACTCATAGAAAACAAATGTCTCAAGGATTAAATCTGTTGCTCTGAGAGGGGAAATTTCAGTGCAAGTATCAAAATTTCCTTCCAGTGGCTCTGCCAGTATCTAATCTATTTTGCATGAGTTATTGCAAAGATGGAGACCTCTAGTTTTGCTGGCAGCCTGCTTTATGAGCTTAGCTGTTTTTCATTATGCCTCTGGGTCAACAGAGCCACCGTCAAAGTGTGGCTATGCCATATTAAATGACAGAGGTGGCCGTTTTCCCacactgtaaatgaaatgaaattgaaagcAAGGCCCAGGTACTTTAAAGAATGGGGTAAAAAAAAGTTCACAACGCAGTCCTTGCAGCTCCTGGAGAACACGACATTCAGGCTAACGTAGGCTGTGATTGCATGCTTTCTTTGTATTGCTGCCCAAACAGATGGTTTCCTCACAAATGTGTCCTTTTTCCCAGATGACAGCAACGACACAAATCTGTGCAGTGGGCGGCCGGTCAGTGCAGTCACTACGCTGAGCAACGGCACGATTGTAGTTTTCAGAGGTTAGTGCCAACCAGACAGCTGCTATTGAATgtgttcactcattcattatTCAAGAGAGCCGTGGTGGAAAATAACAAAGCATATTTACCCAACTCTAATTGAGACAATTTGGGGCATGTGTTATTGTTTATGctactttagactttagactacATTTTAGAGGGgtatattgtactttttaacTTAAAATTTATCTGACAACTACACAGGTGGACCACTCTTATGTAGCAATGTTACTTCTTTCAGGGCACTACTTCTGGCTTCTGGACAGAAACAGGGTTCCTGGTCCGGCTCATGGCATCACACAAGTGTGGGGCGTCCCTTCCCCCATCGACACGGTGTTCACCCGCTGCAACTGTCAGGgcaaaacatacattttcaaGGTAAATTCACTAATAATCTTTTTGCCACCAATGAGTGTGTTTGACAAGTCTGAATTTGAGGGATTTCATAGATGTGACACTATCAGGATGCATTTCTGATGCGAAAAACAAATTTAGGGCCTCTTGGCCAATTATCCAGCCCTGTAAAGTGCTGTACAGGAATAGTTTAGTTGCCTGAGGTTTAATGTTTTGGTCTGTGATGCTTGCAGGGAGGGCAGTACTGGAGATTTGAAAATGACGTTTTGGATCCTGGCTATCCAAAAGTCATTGAAACAGGCTTTGATGGGCTTCGGGGCCACatcacagctgctctgtctgtgcctcagtaccagaggaggagagaggcagttTACTTTTTCAAGAGAGGTGATGAGCTGCTGCCTTCATTGCTATTGtgtcattgtatttttttcattttcagtgtaaaacaaaaagatttCTATTAACTAAATACTCATCATGCTAAATGATCTGAAATTGACTCCTTTCTGGGTCTTACAGGGGGATTGGTCCAGAAATATTCATACCAGTTTGGCACCAGTCCAACATGCGGCAAGAAAGTCCAGAATTCCATTTACATATCCCGCAACCGAATGGTTCGACAAGCAGGTACTCCAGGAATTACACGGGACAAGAAATACTTTTATCCTGTGTTACATGAATTCATCTTCACAGTTGTTTTGTGTGGTCCTGTATAAATGTAACTTGCGATGAGTGTACTGGGTGTTTGCTGAGCATTTTAACAGATTTACTTAAACTCAcgtaaacatgttttatttgagcACATGCAGTTCTCTGAAAAAGTGAGTCATGCTTTTGTGGGGTGAGAGGGGCAGAAAGGTCCATCTTGTAAATAATTGGCAAGTGGAAATAAATTGTTGTGTGCTGTTTATGGGACTGCAGTGAGTTTAACAGAAAACCGTCAAACTTAAAATCATGTGCTAAAATATTTTAGCTGAGGAATACATATCATACCAATCCACTAATTTTATACTTaactgttttgtttgcagtgtctCCTCTGGGGGCAACCATCAACATCCGGACATCTTGGAGAGGTTTCCCCTCCAccatcacagctgctgtgtccgTCCCGAGCAACAGAGAGCCAGAGGGATACAAATACTACGTCTTCTCAAGATGTAAGTCATCTGTGCACTGTGCTCAAATCTCTTCTTTGAACAGAGTTAGGGAGTGGACTTGGTGTGAAAATCATTCTGGTACTGAGGATTTTTGCTGGAAAACAACATAGTTTAAAGCTGTGCTGTGATCTGCAAATTAAGACCTGAATCTGTGTGGTCACCAGTTAGAAAGAAACTGCTTGCTTTGTTTTGGATCCACAGACAGCCTCATTTAAAACCACTGCTGGTGATGGAATCCTCTCAATTTACAGAACTGAAATAAAAGCCCCTGAAGTAGTCATTGTTGCTCATTGGTTAAATatctcttccttccctcctccattCGAAAGATCTTAAAAAGAACGCAACATCTTTcacttgtctgtctgcaggctttAATCATCATTCACATCATGTCTGTAATGCCTAACAAGCACCatctgtctgggtgtgtgtttcagggtggggtgggggtatTAGGCAGATGTAAAGGTCATTAAGGGTGGTGTCCATTCACCTATGACTCTAGTGTATTGTGGAGTGAACACTTTGCATTTTAACAACATTATGTACCTGTAGTTCATCAAATACAGTTCATGTTCACCGAAATGGAAACTGGTGTGTAATGGAGAAAACGTACATCCTGAATATCATGCATAAATGTAAATGCTTAATGAACTTATCAACTATCTGTTTGCTTTGCAGCCAAATCTTACAATGTGCGGATGGATAGTGGGCGTCCTGCCCTTGCTGCTCCGACAGCCAACACGTCACCTCAGAGCAACAACGTCTTCAAATGCCCAAAGAAAGTCTGATTAAAGAAAGCTGCGCTTTATAGTTGGAAAGTTTATTACATTCTTCAACAACACATCAGCATGGACTGATTACAAAGTGTACtttaaaattacataaaaaaacccaaagcaaaccaaaaaaaaaacccatcaggCTTTAGAACAAGTGAACTTTATCGAGGCTGAATACAGTCCGAACGCAGATTTGAAAATACGTTTCTGACAGGAATGATGATTTCTCTGGTCAAGGGTGTCAAGTTTTCTCATTAGTGCTTCATCTTGCGAATCGTCTCCCATGTACACCTCGAGAAGGAAATCCCTGACCTGTTGAGatatcaaatgtttttttttttttaaacaaagtcTGCTATACTGATGTAAAAACTACGTACAGTAGCTGTATAAAATGTGTAGGAGATGTAAAAGGATGATACTAATGTTATTCTTATCAACATTTAAGTGAATTATAAtacacagacatgttttaaatacTACGTACAGTCATGATGTGCACATAACACATCATGCCTGTTGGTCAGCATCAGTCATGAAGCGGAAAATGCTGCCAAAAAAACATGTTGCACTGCATTAAATCTGCATTTTGAGTCAGCAAATAAAGAGACGTGTAGATCAGTTTCAGTTGATTTAGCAACAACTTGCAAAAATATATCATTAAAGAGCAATAATAATCTATTTCACTATGcagttgatgtttttttcccacTTGTTGAAAACATCTGTAATGTTATGTCTGATTTACAATAAATATGACGATATTGTTTCAAAAGTTTGTGTGGAAACCTGCTGTTTTTTGGAATCACTCACTGCAAAAGTCTCAGAGATAAACCAACTGGCCAAGTGTGAAACTATCACAAGGCGGATTTTTAAAGTGTCTGTTTCTACATTTTGGGTCTTTTTTAGACATAAAAATCCTTATTCTCTTGCTTTACACACATTTTGGAGCATCACTTTATTACTACTCCTGCTCACTACTACTCACTCTATCATAAACAAATGTTTATAATGCATCTGTGATCCTTTCATTGGAAATACGCAATGGGCCAGACAGGCTTTGAAGAAACAAGTTTTAGCAACTTGTTCTATTAACTTGAAAATGAGTGATGCGttaaaaaagcacaaagctATGGAGGGACATGGAACAGTTTCACACTAACGAGCAAGCATTAGCTCCATTaccaccctgtgtgtgtgtgtgtgtgtgtgtgtgtgtgtgtgtgtgtgtgtgtgtgtgtgtgtgtgtgtgtgtgcgcgtgctttCACATTACCTCCTCTTTTCATGCGGCCACCGCGGTTTTCCGGCCAGcgctgcagctgtctgctggGTCCAGGTCTTGATTTAGGTGGAGCACAGCTTGTATCtagaaaaaagcaacaacactgCAATCAGAACTGAACACTAATTAAGATACAGAAGGGATTTGCACAGTCATGTGGCTCCTCTGtacctgcagagctggaggagggctCCTGGCTGGTGGAGGGGAGGCTGGCCTTGTCAGATGGCTGGCTTGGCTCCTCTATATCTCCCTGAGAGACCACTGCATCCACTGACACTTCTGCACTAGACCtggaataaacacacagacacacaacatgcaaCGTGCATCAAATGACATCGTCCTGCAGCCTTAAAATcatcagtgaaaacatgaaagcaaaataacaaaaatcatGAGATGCACTTTTTCTAAACTTGTGAACCTCTACAATCTATAGTTTTACATTTGATTCAGCCATTGATATTAACTGTGGAGAGAGCAACAGATTTCCCAGGAGTAAAGACAGACATTTCATATCAGACTTGAAGTTTGCGTGGCAGTAAATAATGAATGCTGCAGCTTAAGGGCAGGGAAGCCTGCTGACTGGAGAGCCAGGGGTCCGAATTCCACCAGCAGCCTGAAAAAAGAGGAGTGAGCTTTACCTATCAATGTCTGGCTCCAGGAAGACGtcgtctctctcctcccctgcaCCGGCTGCTCCTGGCACAACCAGGCCGGGCGTGGATGTGCTCACCATGGGAACCGACTGGGAGGCGTGCTCAGTGGTGTCAGACTGTGGCACCTCTGAGAAGACGGTTACTGGAAGAGaagaacataaaaacaagatAGACTCAATGAGACATGATTAAGTTGTAGCACCTGACAGCACTCCCAAAAACTCGTAAGACACTGGAGACTGTGTTGATGAAGGAGTGGGTTACAGATAAACAGCACAGATCCCTTCATGTcagactgagagacaaacagggacAGATACCAGGCGCTGCAACTTGTAACGGTGTTGTGGGAACGCTGCGTCCACCTGACTCCTCTTCATGAGTTGCTAAGAACAAGGGACTTTCATACATCCCAAGGCctgaagacaagaaaaaacaaaagcttttacACTGTGTGAATGACACTCATCACCCTGTTTTGCCTGGTGGGGGTTTAACGTTGGTTTACATAAACTCTGCCCAATTAGTGGCAGGGGAGTACCTCCTTGTGACGCGAGCTGTCCCAGGTCAGAGTGCGAGGAGGAGCTGGTCTGTGGCATGTCCTCTGAGGGACCAAACCTGAAGCGAGGCACACCGGCCACTTGGGGagaactgacaaacaaacaaaaaacacagtcaTCCAGAGCCATGACACAGCGGAGTGAATGCAGCTGCAGGTATTTTAGGTTCTTGTGCCCCAGGTTTTCTGTTTATAGAAATAATACCTAAACCTACAAAGCTCTGACTCCATAAAAACGATACAGACGTTAAGGTAAACCTCAAAATATAAATGTTATGCCTGAAGGAATTaccctgaaaaataaaatgtgttatatGACCAGAGACCAACATCATCTGATCTTGTGCTGTATGACTAGTGGTTTTGTTACGAATGAAGATGAAATTTCAGGGGCtttcctgacttcctgttctGTGTAGACGTGTGTGGAACATACTGGATGGCCTGGTCGAAGCCGTCGGAGCGGTGTGGCACCACCAGAGTGGGAGTGCTGGGAACCAtcctgtcatcatcatcaaagaagtgctgctgcagagggggAGACGGCACAGAGTGTTGGatacacacatgcgcgcacacacacacttacacagaaACATGGGAGGAAATGCTTCACACTAACATttgtatataatataatataataatgtaaTGACTGTAAATTCTGTGATTGTCTCCATTTCTAGAGGACTTACAGCGCTGCCTGACACCCCGGGAGTGAGCTGAGGGACTCGACGAACAGGGATACGCTGTGAAGTTACATTTTACAAAAGTGATTAGCAGTGTTTGTAACCTACAGAGACCAAAAGAGTTCGACTGTCATGAATGTACTgtgccataaaaaaaacaggaaccATCAATAAACAAGAACATGTTTATACTTTTCTTTTCCTTACCTGAACCTGAGCCGGTGGTCCCAGATCTGACGTCGGGGCGGGGTGGATGTTCAGGCGAGGGggcagctggtgtgtttgtctccGTGGTGACTGAGGCATCCTTGTACCAGAGCTTGTGATAGGTTGTTCTGTAGAGAAGGCCTCCATTGCACTGCTCTCGTCTAAAACAACAGTGGAAACGCTCAAATAAAcaaatttgaaataaatacattgGGTCAGATCTATTTTGAACAAAACTCCCGTCCAAATCCAGTTAAGACTTCGAAAGGATCTGAAAGCTATTAAAAGTGGATGTGATCTGAGCAGAATGTGCAGAACTGATGTAAAAAATGACTAATTCTCTTAATGGGTGAATTTAAAGAAGAGCTGTAGGAACTGAAAATGTGGTcaatattgtttgtttttctaatcATTGCCCCCTCACTGGTTTCATGTATTCAATGTGAGATTTACACTGAAGACTCCGGCTATATGCTACAGCACAAGCAAAATAACTTGAATCATTTGACtcattttcaaagtaaagtAACCTCTATGTGTCCTTGTTGGACACGGCCTGTATTTTGGCTACCGCTCGTACCACTTTTCCCTtcagacagacaacaacatATTACATCTTCCTCAGTCATCATGAAGTGTCAGATAAGTTACTGGACGGCGGGACAGTTTGTGAGAACATGTGGAGAGTCTGAGGCGGATCTACGTATGTGCGTTTGACAGGGTTTCCTGGATCTTACAGCTGGGTGTCTGGGAATCTGCGGGCCTCTGGGT
The Chaetodon auriga isolate fChaAug3 chromosome 3, fChaAug3.hap1, whole genome shotgun sequence DNA segment above includes these coding regions:
- the prg4b gene encoding proteoglycan 4b isoform X1 is translated as MSSTVLCAAILLACALTFSAAQSCKGRCGDEYYRGSLCQCDYNCLTYDECCRDFESQCTTSNSCKGRCGENFKRGRLCSCDSDCMKFKQCCSDFKDHCDANEGAASATAPGKTNSCHNVNDNKPKEPTQSEATEQASTFSEGNNADDDLIPLVSPTSYPQDDLSDDKYNQIFPNDGFSNNGVEDPEASPIPESTSGYGSSTADLQDQISPEPTQDPGMLEFNASDPTSSSESGTTLPQPTIAADPVSSEPTPTSEGDSPTDNGPELEMTGQQEAVPEDDIFPEALSTDLTVASSDRPEVTTAASYTPSVSTGPTTDSSTVLENSPGTSTPASSTLDPTPIPDSTTSNPQPDEPERNEEDVTTGPPLPDLEDPSTSASPAGSENLSELSALTTHIPTSTGAAQDDVTPEVTTADPQKVNPDSTKPTLSETTSKPQDKPEPYKPPPAKPALAKPSSKPETKPLDTAQTLNIDGPRDYQADDSNDTNLCSGRPVSAVTTLSNGTIVVFRGHYFWLLDRNRVPGPAHGITQVWGVPSPIDTVFTRCNCQGKTYIFKGGQYWRFENDVLDPGYPKVIETGFDGLRGHITAALSVPQYQRRREAVYFFKRGGLVQKYSYQFGTSPTCGKKVQNSIYISRNRMVRQAVSPLGATINIRTSWRGFPSTITAAVSVPSNREPEGYKYYVFSRSKSYNVRMDSGRPALAAPTANTSPQSNNVFKCPKKV
- the prg4b gene encoding proteoglycan 4b isoform X2, with the translated sequence MSSTVLCAAILLACALTFSAAQSCKGRCGDEYYRGSLCQCDYNCLTYDECCRDFESQCTTSNSCKGRCGENFKRGRLCSCDSDCMKFKQCCSDFKDHCDANEPTQSEATEQASTFSEGNNADDDLIPLVSPTSYPQDDLSDDKYNQIFPNDGFSNNGVEDPEASPIPESTSGYGSSTADLQDQISPEPTQDPGMLEFNASDPTSSSESGTTLPQPTIAADPVSSEPTPTSEGDSPTDNGPELEMTGQQEAVPEDDIFPEALSTDLTVASSDRPEVTTAASYTPSVSTGPTTDSSTVLENSPGTSTPASSTLDPTPIPDSTTSNPQPDEPERNEEDVTTGPPLPDLEDPSTSASPAGSENLSELSALTTHIPTSTGAAQDDVTPEVTTADPQKVNPDSTKPTLSETTSKPQDKPEPYKPPPAKPALAKPSSKPETKPLDTAQTLNIDGPRDYQADDSNDTNLCSGRPVSAVTTLSNGTIVVFRGHYFWLLDRNRVPGPAHGITQVWGVPSPIDTVFTRCNCQGKTYIFKGGQYWRFENDVLDPGYPKVIETGFDGLRGHITAALSVPQYQRRREAVYFFKRGGLVQKYSYQFGTSPTCGKKVQNSIYISRNRMVRQAVSPLGATINIRTSWRGFPSTITAAVSVPSNREPEGYKYYVFSRSKSYNVRMDSGRPALAAPTANTSPQSNNVFKCPKKV